GCCCCAAACAGCGCACCGCCCATCAACACCAGCCAAGTTTCATTCGCATCCCAAACATTACTTAAACTGGTCATTAACAAGCCGCGGCGTTCCTCATTAGAAGAAGTAATCGAGAGAATCCCAACCCCTAAATCAAACCCATCAAGGGTGACATAGAGGAAGAGAAATAACGCCAAAATGACGAACCAAACTTGCGGTAAAAAGTATTCTAGGGTTTCCATAGCTAAGTAAAAGGGGGACAATCCATTGACGTTACCATCTGAACGTGGAGAAACCTTGTTTACGTTTCCTAACCACGTTCACAAAATTAACGGCGTACTGGGTTACGATGTTGAACCGTGGAGAGAGATTCCACTAAACCACGAACTGTTGCTATCATTGCTACTTCATCATTGAGTTGGTTAACCGCCGAACCAATACCTACTCCAGAAGCGCCTGCAGCGATCGCCATCGGAACCGTCACTTTAGATAAACCAGAGGCGCATAAAACAGGAACAGAGACTGCTTGAGAAATGCAAGAAGCCGCTGCCAAAGTGGGTGTTGCTTTTTCAATTAAGCCGAAGGTGCCACTCTGGGTAGGATTGCTACTTGTTCCCCCTTCTGTTTGAATAATATCAGCCCCTGCTTCAACGAGAGAACTCGCCAGTTCCACTTGTTCATCTAAGGGAAGAATATGGGGAACAGTTACCGATAGGGTAATCTCAGGGAGTAAGCGGCGAGTTTGTTGCGTTAAGGCTAAGACTTCCTCTGCTTCAAACCGTCGCCCTTCAATATAAAAAGTGTCAAAGTTTCCAATTTCAATTAAATCTGCCCCTGCTTTGACACAGGAAACAAACCTCTCTGGTTCTACGGCAGAAACACAAATGGGGAGAGATGTCATTTGTTTTGCCATTTTTACTAACTCAGGATCAGCAGCAATATCTACAAATGTCGCCCCCCCGACAGTTGCTGCTTTGATTACTTGGGAAACTTTAGCGCGATCGAAGTTATTTAAGCCACTAATTACCTTCAGGGTTTGCTGTTGGCAAAAGGCTGTTTCTAAGTTTGGTTGCATTGTCATCTTGGAGCTTTCCTTAAACAGTCTAAACCTGGGGGCATTATAGCCGATTATCCCAAACCTTAGTTAGATGGGAGCAGGAAATTATTTTTTTGCACTTCCCGGCTTACAAACATTGTAATCTTGGTGAGATACCACTGCTTCAGGAACAACATCACTCCCTTCATCTCGACAAATTAAACGGTAATCCCGATTAACGGGAATACTAATTATCTTACGATCATGTCGTAACCTCTTTCCCTTAAAACGCTGATAATTATTATCTTGTCTTAATTGGGAAATAATGCGTCTAGTTTTTATCACAACGTTTTTTGGCAGGTTTTTTAAGTTTATGGGATCATTCTTAAAACTTTCTTCCCAAGCCTGACGCTGGTTTTGTCTTCTAATACGGTCATTTTCTTTTTGTTCGCATCGATGACAAATTTGTCCATACCCTTGGTGTCCACAGGGAAATTTTTTCTTTCTTCTCGCCATGGGATTAGTCTCCTCTCAGTGTTTTTATAACAGCGATGCTACCCTCCGCAACAAAAATATCTGAACCTGACCAATAGTCGTGGCTTTGATATCGACAAGAGTAGCAGGGCTTCTCTATTAATCGTAATCGTTAAACGGACATAAAGTGACAAGATTTTACGCGTTTTGGCATATAAAGTTAAGAAAATTGGCTTTTAATCGCCATATTGAAGTGATTTTAATTTTCTGAGAAAGTTATAAAGAAGAGAAAAAACTTCTATCTTGCGGGGGGAGACAAATAGATTCTCCTGAGTCTAAGTTGTGTTTAAAACCTGATTACGAGAATTAAGTTCCGTCTTACAAAATAAACTATGGCACAACTACTTAGTGATTCCGACATTCAAACCCAACTTAAGGAACTTTCTGATTGGACACAGGAAGGGAAATTTATTAAATGTACTCGTAAATTCAAAGGCTTTCCTGAAGCAGTAGAGTTTGTGAATAAGTTAGTGGAACCCGCCGAAGCCGCTGGTCATCATCCTGATATCGAAATTTCTTATAATACTGTTGTTATTAAAATGACCAGTCATGATGCAGGAGGATTAACTGAAAAAGATTTTAATCTGGCTCGTACGATTTCGGGTCTTAGTTAAAATGCTGTGTCTGGGGAGGGAAACATTTTCTCTCCTCTATTTTTTGTCCTTTGTTGTTTGTTGTTAGTCCTTTGTCCTTTGTCCTTTGTTGTTTGTAAACTAATGACTAAGAGACTGTTCCTAAAGAAAATATAAAGAATGGCGCGATTGCCTTTGGCAAATGGCGGAGCCATATCGCTGACCAAAACAGTTCAAACTAGAACTAGAAATAGATGCAACGATTCGCTATGAAGATGACGAAACGTCGCTCCTATCCTACAGACTTAACTGATGCCGAATGGGAAATTGTTGAACCATTAATTCCTAAGCCCAAGCGTAGAGGTCCAAAAGCTAATGTTGATGTGCGAGAAGTCCTGAATGGGATCTTTTATTTCCTTCATGAAGGTTGTCAGTGGCGAGCTTTGCCTCAAGACTTGCCTCCTTGGACGACAGTATCCAATTATTTCCGTAAATGGCAGAGAAAAGGTATTTGGTCAAGGATACAACAAAAACTGCAATCGCGTCTGCGAGAAGAACAAGGACGAAACCCTGAACCTAGCCCAGGCATTATCGATTCCCAGGAGCGTGAAGACTGGCGGAAAAAGGGGGAGGTGTATGGTTACGACGGAGGAAAACAAATCAAAGGTCGTAAACGACATATTTTGGTAGATTCTCAGGGATTGCTCCTAGCAGTTGTCGTTAGTGAAGCCAAGAGGCACCGAACGTGTTGGTGGAATGGCTCTTTTACTAGAAGTGGAATCCCAACTCCCCAACTTGTCTTTAATTTGGGTGGATGCTGGGTACCAAGGACCCAACTTTAGCAGGGCAGTCGAGAAGTTAACTCAAGCCCAAGTAGAAGTTGTCAAACGTTCGAGTAAAGCGTTTGAGGTTCTTCCTCGACGATGGGTGGTGGAAAGAACCTTTGCTTGGCTGGTTCAAAATCGACGCTTAGTTATTGATTCAGAGAAATTACCAGAAATCAGTGAAGCTCTCATCAAAGTAGCCATGACTCGCCTGATGTTAAAACGGTTAGCTATGTTTTCAGCTTAGTCTTAAGGTTTATTTTAGGAACAGTCTCTTAGTCATTGGTTTACAAAGGACAAACAACATAATATTATTTAATATCTTGGTATAATTGGGAGACTTTATTTTGATACTCCTCTTCGGTGAGAATGCCATTATCTCGCGCTTCTTTTAATTTTTGCTTTTTCGAGAGTTTTTCGCGTACAGCATTTTCAATAGATTGTAATTTCGCTTCATATTCATCCGCATCTAAAATGCCAGATGTAAAGGCTTCTTGTAATTGATTACTTTTCTCTTCAATTAATAACTCAATTTCTCGTTCATCAATTTTGTCTTCTAAATTCTCTTTTTTCTTTTCAAATTCTTCTTGACTGATAATATCTTTTTGTAACGCCTGTTTTAATTGATCAATTTCTTCTTTGATTTCAGCAATTGCCTGCGATCGCGCGGTAGAATAGGCACTAACATCCACAGTTTGCTTACTAGCGGCGGACTCCTCAAAATTAGAAGAAGATTCGGGGGAAATACTAACTCGTTGTAAATTGAGATTTTCTTGTAAATGACGAATTAAATCTCGTTCTAAAACTAACGCCCAACTTGCGCCAGCAAACCCCGTAAAAATGGTAAAACCTCCTGTAAACATGGCGGTAAATCCAGCGCCAGCAATATTTCTAACCCATTTTCCCACTCGCGTCTCGATAATAAATTCTCTCGCAGTAGTCGGGTTACTCGACCAATAAATATTCACCTTAAATGCTAAATTAGTACCAAAGATAGTTCTTAGAAAGCCTGTTTTTGCGGCTTGGACAAGATAAACATCTCCCGTTTGAGTGCTGTCCACTTCATATTCCTTTTCTTTGAACCAGACAATAACATCACGATAGACTTTTGATAGGGTTTCTTGGTCACTGGCAATAAAATAGTGTTTGGTCATAATACCCCTCCTGAGGCGAGGTTTGCTTTGAGGTTGCTATGTTAATAATATCCTTGATTTCCCAACACTTACTATGAAGCCAACCGAACAAATCCTTTCGCAACTGACGGGTGATCCCTTAACAGGCTTACGAAAAGCCGATCAAATGTGGTCGCGTCTGAGACAGAATGATCATGAAATCCCGCAAGTGGTAACAACGGCTACAGAAAATTTAGCTGGTTGTGAATTTGATGTTCTTATCTGTGGTGGCACCTTGGGCATCTTACTAGCCACAGGATTACAACAACGGGGCTTTAAAGTGGGGGTTTTAGAACGAGGAATTTTGCGCGGACGGGAACAAGAATGGAATATCTCTCGTCAGGAACTACTAGAACTTGTGGAACTAGGGCTTTTTAGTGAGGAAGAATTAGAAAGCGCGATCGCGTCTGGTTATAATCCCGGTCGTGTCGCTTTTCATCAGGGGATTGAACTTTGGGTAAATGATGTCCTTAACATTGGCGTTGATCCTGTAATTCTCCTTGATCTCTTCAAACAAAAATTCCTCAACCTCGGCGGAACATTACTGGAAAAAACTGCTTTTGCTAGTGCCACAGTTCATCCCAATGGCGTGAATCTTCAAACCCATGAAACCACCCTCACCACAAGACTCTTAGTGGATGCTATGGGGCATTTTTCCCCGATTGTGAAGCAAGCTAGGGGAGGGGAAAAACCAGACGGAACTTGTGTAGTGGTAGGGAGTTGCGCTGATGGCTATTCTAAGAACGAAACAGGGGATTTAATCACTTCCTTTACCCCCATTCAAAATCAATGTCAGTATTTTTGGGAGGCTTTTCCAGCCAAAGATGGACGCACCACTTATTTATTCTCCTATCTCGATGCCGATCCTGCTCGTCCCAGTTTAGAATTTTTTATGGATGAATACTTCCGCCTATTACCTGAGTATCAACAGGTGGAACTTTCCCAGCTAGACTTTAAACGGGTATTATTTGGCTTCTTCCCTGCTTACCGCAAAAGCCCGTTACGAGTCCCCTGGTCACGCATTCTTCCTGTGGGAGATAGTAGTGGCATTCAATCACCTGTGAGTTTTGGCGGATTTGGGGCAATGATTCGGCATCTTTCTCGACTCACTTATGGCGTTACAGAAGCCTTAAATGCGGATACCCTTTCCCGACAAGATTTAGCCTTATTACAACCCTATCAGCCTAATATCTCTGTAACATGGCTATTTCAACGTACAATGAGTGTCGGAGTCAATCAAGAACTGTCACCCAACCAAATTAATGATCTCCTCAGTGGGGTATTTACTGCTATGAATGAGTTAGGAGAGGATGTTCTCAAGCCATTTTTGCAAGATGTGGTGAGGTTTTCAGGATTGACCCAAACTTTAGCCTTAACTTCTGTGAAGCGACCTGAGATTGTTTTTCCTGTCATTCCACAAGTGGGGATTCCGCCCTTATTAGATTGGTTAGTTCATTATGTGAATTTAGGGCTGTATAGTGGTTTATTTCCCCTCAGTAAGCCCTTTGTCTCTTCCCTTAAGAATCTTTCCCCCAAACAGCAATATCGCCTGAAACGGTTAATTGAGGCTTGGCAATATGGATCAGGACAGGATTAGTAAGCTGATGAATAAAGGATTGTCAGGATACACCATTCAGGAAACGATCGCGCAACGAACTCATACTATTATTTTCCGTGGTATTCGAGAAACTGACCAACAGCCAGTGATTATTAAACGCCTAAAAGCAGATAATCCTGACTTAAAACAGATTCAGCGACTACAACATGAATATGAAGTAACCAAAAACCTTGATGATGAAGGAGTCGTAAAAAGTTATAGCCTTGAACCTGATGGCAATAGTTTGGCTCTCATTTTAGAAGATTTTGGCGGTCAATCCTTATCCGAATATCTTTTGGGTTATGAGCTTCCCTTAGCAGAATTTTTCCACCTTGCTATCCAGCTAGCAGATATCCTCGCCCAACTCCATCCCCTTCCCCTCATTCATAAAGATATCAAACCTAGTAACATCATTATCAATCCTGAAACCCAACAGGTCAAACTAACCGACTTTAATCTTGCTATCCAAGCCCCTTTTGAATACCCATCTGCCCAACATCCAAATACGATCATGGGGACACTTGCTTATATTTCCCCAGAACAAACGGGACGGATGAATTGTTATCTCGACCATCGCAGCGATTTATATTCTCTTGGGGTGACTTTTTATGAAATGCTCACAGGGCAATTACCCTTTACCAGCGCTAACCCCTTAGAGTTAATTCATGCCCACTTAGCAGAGTCTCCAGTTCCTCCTCATCATCACCGTTCAATTCCCCTTGCCCTATCTCATCTTATCCTGAAGATGTTAGCGAAAAAAGCGGATGAGGGCTATCAAACGGCAACAGGATTAAAGTATGATTTAGAACGCTGCTGGCAACAATGGGAAGAACAGGGGGAGATGGAAACGTTTGAGTTAGGAACGCGCGATCGCGCCTCTGCTCTCATTATCCCTCAAAAACTCTACGGAAGAGAGGCAGAAGTACAAGCCCTACTCGATACCTTTACCCAAGTGAAAGCGGGAAATACCACCGTTTTCATGATTTCGGGGTATGCAGGAATTGGCAAAACCTCCATTGTGCAGGAAGTGCGACCTTCTCTATTAGAAGCCCAAGGGCATTATCTTGGTGGCAAATTTGAGCAATTAAAACGAGATACCCCTTATTTAGCCATTACCCAAGCCTTTCAGGATGTCATCCGACAGTTACTCACTGAAAGTGAAGAAAAATTAAGCAGTTGGCGAGAGCAAATTCAAGCTACTTTAGGAAATAATGGTCAAGTAATCATTGATCTCATTCCAGAAGTAGAATTACTAATTGGAGAACAGCCGTCAGTTCCTACCCTAGAAGGAGAAGCGGCTCGAAATCGTTTCCATCAAGTTTTTCGGGATTTTGTGAAAGGGTTATGTCAACAGCCGCTGGTTTTATTCCTTGATGACTTACAATGGGCAGATTTTGCCTCTTTAGAATTACTCCAAGATTTACTCAGTGATGACACGATTCATTCTTTACTGGTAATTGGGGCTTATCGTAATAATGAAGTTCAAGCGACACATCCCCTTATTCCGACGTTAGACAAAATTGAAGCCCAGCCTCATCTCCAGTTTCAGGAAATTATTGTTACCCCTTTAAAACAGAATCAGGTACGAGAATTAATTAGTGATACCTTAAAAGGAAAAGCTGATGTAGAAAGCCTGGAACAACTGAATAATTTAGTTGTAGAGAAAACCCAAGGTAATCCTTTTTTTATTAATCAGTTTTTGAAAACACTACACGAAGAAGAATTACTAACTTATAGCCAACAGCACGATCAGTGGTTGTGGAATTTTGAAGTTATACAAGAAGTCGGGTTAAGTGATCTCAATTTAGTAGAGCTTCTGGTGAGAAATTTACAAAAATTGCCACCACCCACGATAGAAATCTTAAAAATTGCTTCTTGTCTCGGGAATCAGTTTACCTTAGAAGCCTTAGCGATCATTACTGAATCTTCTTTTTCACAGATTGAGAAAAAGCTCCAAATAGCTATAAAAAAAGGATTCCTTATTCCTAATAAAGAAAAAAATCATGATCTCACTTATCAATTTTTACATGATCGGATTCAGCAAGCGACTTATTCTTTAATTCCGCAAGAGCAAAAACAATTAACTCATTTGGATATTGGCAAAAAATTACTAAAAGAGACTGATCTTTCTCTAGATGATGAGAAACTTTTTATCAT
This window of the Euhalothece natronophila Z-M001 genome carries:
- a CDS encoding DUF561 domain-containing protein; translation: MTMQPNLETAFCQQQTLKVISGLNNFDRAKVSQVIKAATVGGATFVDIAADPELVKMAKQMTSLPICVSAVEPERFVSCVKAGADLIEIGNFDTFYIEGRRFEAEEVLALTQQTRRLLPEITLSVTVPHILPLDEQVELASSLVEAGADIIQTEGGTSSNPTQSGTFGLIEKATPTLAAASCISQAVSVPVLCASGLSKVTVPMAIAAGASGVGIGSAVNQLNDEVAMIATVRGLVESLSTVQHRNPVRR
- a CDS encoding DUF7682 family zinc-binding protein translates to MARRKKKFPCGHQGYGQICHRCEQKENDRIRRQNQRQAWEESFKNDPINLKNLPKNVVIKTRRIISQLRQDNNYQRFKGKRLRHDRKIISIPVNRDYRLICRDEGSDVVPEAVVSHQDYNVCKPGSAKK
- a CDS encoding 4a-hydroxytetrahydrobiopterin dehydratase; translated protein: MAQLLSDSDIQTQLKELSDWTQEGKFIKCTRKFKGFPEAVEFVNKLVEPAEAAGHHPDIEISYNTVVIKMTSHDAGGLTEKDFNLARTISGLS
- a CDS encoding IS5 family transposase (programmed frameshift) encodes the protein MTKRRSYPTDLTDAEWEIVEPLIPKPKRRGPKANVDVREVLNGIFYFLHEGCQWRALPQDLPPWTTVSNYFRKWQRKGIWSRIQQKLQSRLREEQGRNPEPSPGIIDSQEREDWRKKGEVYGYDGGKQIKGRKRHILVDSQGLLLAVVVSEARGTERVGGMALLLEVESQLPNLSLIWVDAGYQGPNFSRAVEKLTQAQVEVVKRSSKAFEVLPRRWVVERTFAWLVQNRRLVIDSEKLPEISEALIKVAMTRLMLKRLAMFSA
- a CDS encoding SHOCT domain-containing protein, with amino-acid sequence MTKHYFIASDQETLSKVYRDVIVWFKEKEYEVDSTQTGDVYLVQAAKTGFLRTIFGTNLAFKVNIYWSSNPTTAREFIIETRVGKWVRNIAGAGFTAMFTGGFTIFTGFAGASWALVLERDLIRHLQENLNLQRVSISPESSSNFEESAASKQTVDVSAYSTARSQAIAEIKEEIDQLKQALQKDIISQEEFEKKKENLEDKIDEREIELLIEEKSNQLQEAFTSGILDADEYEAKLQSIENAVREKLSKKQKLKEARDNGILTEEEYQNKVSQLYQDIK
- a CDS encoding FAD-dependent monooxygenase family protein; the encoded protein is MKPTEQILSQLTGDPLTGLRKADQMWSRLRQNDHEIPQVVTTATENLAGCEFDVLICGGTLGILLATGLQQRGFKVGVLERGILRGREQEWNISRQELLELVELGLFSEEELESAIASGYNPGRVAFHQGIELWVNDVLNIGVDPVILLDLFKQKFLNLGGTLLEKTAFASATVHPNGVNLQTHETTLTTRLLVDAMGHFSPIVKQARGGEKPDGTCVVVGSCADGYSKNETGDLITSFTPIQNQCQYFWEAFPAKDGRTTYLFSYLDADPARPSLEFFMDEYFRLLPEYQQVELSQLDFKRVLFGFFPAYRKSPLRVPWSRILPVGDSSGIQSPVSFGGFGAMIRHLSRLTYGVTEALNADTLSRQDLALLQPYQPNISVTWLFQRTMSVGVNQELSPNQINDLLSGVFTAMNELGEDVLKPFLQDVVRFSGLTQTLALTSVKRPEIVFPVIPQVGIPPLLDWLVHYVNLGLYSGLFPLSKPFVSSLKNLSPKQQYRLKRLIEAWQYGSGQD